The segment GACCTACAATACCTTAAACTTTTATCATCAGTACCAACACAAGATACGTTTCTGGGGCGGATATTGTGCAATAGGAATGACTGAACCATACCTGCAGACTTGGTGTAAGCTGTTTTGACCTGAACAATGAACATTGTCTCATGTGTTTCAGCTGTCTGCCTCCGCAATACTGTTAGTGTTCGTACCCACTGTTGATAGCAGAGGTCTGGTGCAGTGCCAGATTGCTGACAGACGCCACGTGACAACAACGAGACATGACTCAGGCAAAAAACATTATTGCATTAAAGGAGAAGTGTTGTGAAGCCGATGTTTAACCTTTTTATTGCAACAATTATTACATCAATCAAtctcaaatatttctgaatgactTGTGATCTCACTAGACGTACATAAAATTTAAGTACATAGAAGGAATAATAAATTACTGCTATAAAACAACGAGTTTTCGAATACATTTCGCCTGGATAATATTCAGTTATAAGACAagcacaatcacatcacattcAATTGTTTGCACCTCGCTGCAGCCGCCCTGGGGTAAGATGGAGGCCTGTGTTTGCATGTGGGGTTTATTACGCTGACTGCGTCTGTCATGGCGGATAGCCCCGGGATACGGCGAAAAGCCAGACAGTCTGCACCGCGAATTGGCCTGCAAGTGTTTATTCAAGCATTCTCACATATCTGCCCCTCCCCAGCCGGCGATGGGTGTGATGTGAACTGAGGTTCCCGCGTCCTGGCGGCTACTATTCTCGCTGTGTGTACGCTAGTGTACTCCAGAATCTCTCCCTCTCAAACTTCTCCTGGTCAATTCTGCTGGACACGTGGCCACCAGAAGTACCGACCTCTGACCCTTGAGGTGATCCTGACAGCCCTGAAGCCCCGGATTGTACCTCCCAACTTCTGGAGCAACCCTGAAATCCGGTAAGTAGATCGTGATGTTCTTCCAGTGAGAGTGTAATACTCGGCATTGTGCCGACCCATATTTGTATACAATATAGATGATAGCTTCAGATGTAATTCAGACAGCATAGGCAGAATGTAGCAAACACTATCATGACTCTTTggatatacataatgtaatccGCTCGTGCCGTAAATCTGTCATAACCTGGAATATGGACATACACACTTTATTCAGCAATGACATGTGAAGTTGATCTGGTGTGAAGTCTTCACTGGGTTCGGTATCTGCTACAATTTTTTGTAGTAATACTTGGAGGTGAAGGTATACTGTCAGTGTTTGTCATATTATTGGTTATCCTTGAAAAACTAATATTTACAGTTTCCATATTTAGATCCACAGTCAGATCAGTAGTTTCTCTATGTACAGGATATAACAGCCAGATCAGTAGTTTCTCTGTCTATGTACAGGATATAACAGCCAGGTCAGTAGTTTCTCTGTCTATGTACAGGATATAACAGCCAGATCAGTAGTTTCTCTATGTACAAGATGTAACAGTCAGATCAGTAGTTTCTCTATGTACAGGATATAAGAGCCAGGTCAGTAGTTTCTCAATGTACAGGATATAACAGCCAGATCAGTAGTTTCTCTATCTATGGACAGGATGTAACAGTCAGATCAGTAGTTTCTCTGTCTATGTACAGGATATAAGAGCCAGATCAGTAGTTTCTCCATGTACAGGATATAACAGCCAGTTCATTAGCTTCTCTATCTATGGACAGGATGTAACACTCAGATCAGTAGTTTCTCTATCTATGTACAAGATATAACCGTCAGATCAGTAGTTTCTCTATGTACAGGATGTAACAGCTTGATCAGTAGTTTCTCTATCTATGTACAGGATAAAAGAGCCAGGTCAGTAGTTTCTCTATCTATGTACAGGATATAACAGCCAGATCAGTAGTTTCTCTATGTACAAGATGTAACAGTCAGATCAGTAGTTTCTCTATGTACAGGATATAAGAGCCAGGTCAGTAGTTTCTCAATGTACAGGATATAACAGCCAGATCAGTAGTTTCTCTATCTATGGACAGGATGTAACAGTCAGATCAGTAGTTTCTCTGTCTATGTACAGGATATAAGAGCCAGATCAGTAGTTTCTCCATGTACAGGATATAACAGCCAGTTCAGTAGTTTCTCTATCTATGGACAGGATGTAACACTCAGATCAGTAGTTTCTCTATCTATGTACAAGATATAACCGTCAGATCAGTAGTTTCTCTATGTACAGGATGTAACAGCTTGATCAGTAGTTTCTCTATCTATGTACAGGATATAACAGCCAGGTCAGTAGTTTCTCTGTCTATGTACAGGATATAACAGCCAGGTCAGTAGTTTCTTTGTCTCTGTACAGGATATAACAGTCAGATCAGTAGTTTCTCTGTCTATGTACAGGATATAACAGCCAGATCGGTAGTTTCTCTATGTACAGGATGTAACAGCTTGATCGGTAGTTTCTCTATCTATGTACAAGATATAACAGCCAGGTCAGTAGTTTCTCTATGTACAGGATGTAACAGCTTGATCAGTAGTTTCTCTATCTATGTACAGGATATAACAGTCAGATCAGTAGTTTCTCTGTCTATGTACAGGATATAACAGTCAGATCAGTAGTTTCTCTATCTATGTACAGGATATAACAGCCAGATCAGTAGTTTCTCTGTCTATGTACAGGATATAACAGCCAGGTCAGTAGTTTCTCTATCTATGTACAGGATATAACAGCCAGATCAGTAGTTTCTCTGTCTATGTACAGGATATAACAGTCAGATCAGTAGTTTCTCTGTCTATGTACAGGATATAACAGCCAGATCAGTAGTTTCTCTATGTACAGGATGTAACAGCTTGATCAGTAGTTTCTCTATCTATGTACAGGATGTAACAGTCAGATCAGTAGTTTCTCTGTCTATGTACAGGATATAACAGCCAGATCAGTAGTTTCTCTATGTACAGGATATAAGAGCCAGATCAGTAGTTTCTCTATCTATGTACAGGATATAAGAGCCAGGTCAGTAGTTTCTCTATCTATGTACAGGATATACATGTACCTTATATAATTCACATTACACAATTAATAGGCTTTGGCCGAGATATTCACAAGGACTGTATACGACGAGTGTCTAATGGGTTAAAAATCTCGAAACCAGCAGGTAAACAAAGCAGATATGTGTTACTATTTGAACTACAGTTGTGTCACTATGTACCTtacaggtgtgtaactgtgtgcccTACTGGTGTGTTACTGTGTTCCCTACAGGTGAGTTACTATACGAAATATACACAACTTCGTGAAGACATTTGTTTCTTGGTCTATCTAGTGAGTTATACATGACGGCAAGTGACTTAAAGCACTGTTACAGTAATATGTTATCTAAAGCTGTGTAACTATGTACATATAACTTTCACCATTCCATTGCTACGACTGTGCTACTATGTGACTTACAGTCATTTTGTGATCCGAGGCTGTGTAAATATGTAGCTGTATACACAGCTGTTACTGtgtgacatacatgtgtcactgtCACATACAGCTATTACTGTGTAACATACATCTGTTACTGtgtgacatacatgtgtcactatgtcacatacagctgttactgtgtaacatacagctgttactgtgtgacatacatgtgtcactgtCTCACACAGCTATTACTGTGTAACATACATCTGTTACTGtgtgacatacatgtgtcaatgtcaCATACAACTATTACTGTGTAACATACAGCTGTTACTGtgtgacatacatgtgtcactaTGTCACATACAGCTATTACTGTGTAACATACATCTGTCACTGTGTGACATACACGTGTCACTATGTCACATATATCTGTTACTGtgtgacatacatgtgtcactaTGTCACATACAGCTATTACTGTGTGACATACAGCTGTTACTGtgtgacatacatgtgtcactaTGTCACATATATCTGTTACTGtgtgacatacatgtgtcatGGTCTCATACAGCTGTTACTGTGTAACATACATCTGTTACTGtgtgacatacatgtgtcactaTGTCTCATACAGCTATTACTGTGTAACATACGTCTGTTACTGtgtgacatacatgtgtcactatgtcacatacagctgttactgtgtagcatacagctgttactgtgtgacatacatgtgtcactaTGTCACATACAGCTATTACTGTGTAACATACATCTGTTACTGtgtgacatacatgtgtcactgtCACATACAGCTATTACTGTGTAACATACATCTGTTACTGtgtgacatacatgtgtcactaTGTCACATACAGCTATTACTGTGTAACATACAGCTGTTACTGtgtgacatacatgtgtcactaTGTCACATATATCTGTTACTGtgtgacatacatgtgtcacgGTCTCATACAGCTGTTACTGTGTAACATACATCTGTTACTGtgtgacatacatgtgtcactaTGTCACATACAGCTAGCTCCGTGTAACATACATCTGTTACTGtgtgacatacatgtgtcactaTGTCTCATACAGCTATTACTGTGTAACATACGTCTGTTACTGtgtgacatacatgtgtcactatgtcacatacagctgttactgtgtagcatacagctgttactgtgtgacatacatgtgtcactaTGTCACATACAGCTATTACTGTGTAACATACATCTGTTACTGtgtgacatacatgtgtcactgtCACATACAGCTATTACTGTGTAACATACATCTGTTACTGtgtgacatacatgtgtcactaTGTCACATACAGCTATTACTGTGTAACATACAGCTGTTACTGTGTGACACACATGTGTCACTATGTCACATATATCTGTTACTGtgtgacatacatgtgtcacgGTCTCATACAGCTGTTACTGTGTAACATACATCTGTTACTGtgtgacatacatgtgtcactaTGTCACATACAGCTAGCTCCGTGTAACATACATCTGTTACTGtgtgacatacatgtgtcactaTGTCTCATACAGCTATTACTGTGTAACATACGTCTGTTACTGtgtgacatacatgtgtcactatgtcacatacagctgttactgtgtagcatacagctgttactgtgtgacatacatgtgtcactaTGTCACATACAGCTATTACTGTGTGACATACATCTGTTACTGtgtgacatacatgtgtcactgtCACATACAGCTATTACTGTGTAACATACATCTGTTACTGtgtgacatacatgtgtcacagtcACATACAGCTGTTACTGTGTAACATACGTCTGTTACTGtgtgacatacatgtgtcactgtCACATACAGCTATTACTGtgtgacatacatgtgtcactaTATCTCATACAGCTATTACTGTGTAACATACATCTGTTACTGtgtgacatacatgtgtcacagcCAAATACAGCTATTACTGTGTGACGTACACCTGTTACTGtctgacatacatgtgtcactaTGTCACATACAGCTATTACTGTGTAACATACATCTGTTACTGtgtgacatacatgtgtcacagtcAAATACAGCTATTACTGTGTGATGTACACCTGTTACTGtctgacatacatgtgtcactaTGTCACATACAGCTATTACTGTGTGACATACACCTGTATTACTGCGTCATGCAGCTTCACAGTAACATGCAGTGGACACACTATGCAGCTGTACACGTATATGTCAATAAAACACGAGTTATTAATACCGCCAACAGGCTTCTCGCTTCCTGCTTGGCGAGGATGTAGACTATGAGGTTGTCCGGTGGTGGAGACGCTTGATCCGGTGCCTGTCAAGGACCCTACTAAACATGTGCGACGTTGACCACGGCGACATAGTCCTGGGTGACATGGTCGAAGGTGAGAATCCAATATTTTCTTAATTAAGATGATAATCGTAGACATTTGAAAAAATCCAAATAGGTAGTTGAAGTTTGATACTCATTTTGACGTACCTGGAATATCGAACTCAGCTACCACCCACCCTTTCCCCCTTCTCCCCACTCATTCCCCACCACCCACccccatccacacacacacaccccaacacacacacacacacacacacacacacacacacacacacacacacacacacacacacacactcactccaacACTCATTCACGTCCCCTACTTACACACCCATTCttacactctctctctctcactcactcatccactgacTGAATCACCCACCACGAacccacacacccactcactcgcacACCTCTCTCTATCATCCATCACTCACCGCCAACCCCCCTCTCACACCCCCCCCCTACCCGCACACACAGATACTCAtgtactcacacacacacacacacacacagagagagagagagagagagagagagagacttttggctcactcaatcaatcactgaTACTGaaatacgtgtgtgtgtgtgtgtgtgtgtaagtaggtgtgtgtgtaagtaggtgtgtgtgtgtgtgtgtgtgtgtgtgtgtgtgtgtgtgtgtgtgtgtgtaagtaggtttgtgtaggtgtgtgtgttgtgtttagtTCACATATGAGGAAAAACGTAGCTGTGATAAAAACAACAAGGAAATATATTGCCCCTATACACAATTGCAATATACGTTACCGAGGAAGTTTTGCGTTACCTGAACTGAGGCCACAGGCGGCAGAATGGTATGACAAACATCAGACGGCTCAGAGTGATTCCTATTTTACAACACAATATTCTCTAACATCACGGGGATGGGAAATCGAACTCTGACTGCCGACCTGCCCAGTGAACGTTGTACGCGCTCGGCTACTGGACCAGCCCTCCAGACTTACTGTGTTTAATCATCAATGTCTCATTATTACACAAACATTACATTCAGTAAATACAGACGTAACAGGCACGTGTCGAAGTTTGGGTGaatatcagtttgaaaatcatcCGTTAATGTCATGTGATAATTCTTAACAGCATTTAAATCTGAAACAAAGGTATTATCATTCCTAGAATAGCCTTTCCGAAATCCGTTGGACGGTGTCAGTGACTTAGATCAAGGCGTCATTGTAGCATGACGCAGTGGTCGTTGTTCaccaatcacttgattgtcaggtCCATACTGGATCATTTACTATCACTGGTGCATCATCCTGTATACGAACCCGGTCATGTCTGGCACAGAGAACGAAAACCATTGCggaaatattttgttgattaTGACATGATTCAAAATGATAAACTTTATGTTCAGATCCAATAGCACAGCCCAGATATTCCTGACTTTGTGCAGCGTTTGAGAAAGAATGATTATCTGCATCCCTGCGGCATACACACTGAGTGACACGATCTCCATCTGTACAGGGCGGtaaggtggccgagtggttaaagcgttcgctcgtcacaccgaacaacggattcgattccccacgtgggtacaatgtatgaagcaaatattggtggaatattgttaaaagcaaagtaaaactaaaacacagcAGAACGTCTGTCCGACCATGGTCAGACAAGCCAGTGCTGTAATGTAACCGACAGTGACGTACCATGTCATTCCTTACCGGGTCACTATGTCGGTGTTGTGTCGTACACAGGAGTCGTCCCACAGGATGCCACAGAGAGGGAGAATGAAGGGGATGATACAACATCTCCCCCGGACGAGCCTGGACCACCTCCCCCCCTGACGCCTACCTCCCCTGTCCTTCACCCCACGGCGGACGACAGACACTGCCCCTTGTGTAAGAACAAGGTACCCCGCTACTCCTCCCGAGGTGGGTGTGTGGACGTGTGTGAAGATGGCCGATGTCGTTCCTGCGAAAATATCACGTCAGTGCCGTCGTTGTCGGATTTACTCGGGCAAGACGTCACGGGAGACGACTTTCAAGCAGAGGTATTTTAGAAAATCACCTGCTTTTTAAATATCCAGTGAAAACATATTCGAGAGAAACCTGAACTATGACAAATATTAGCTAAAGCGAAGTTAGCAACTGCAATAGTTCCACTTGTAATTACCGAACAACGTGGAAGCCATTGCTGCGTCCACAGTGATTCCCACTCAGAGCAATGGTTAAGGAGAAACACGTATGATTACTGGTCGGCTGCTGGCAATAGATGGTCGCCTGCTAACGTCATACAAACCTGAAGCTGCTCACTATATATTAAGTCATTCCTTGTTTaaccagaataaccgcatttgagggttttgttttggagggacaggatttacttttcgctaggaagacctcttcccaggttttacttttcctactttatatgaacatcaacattcaaatgatacatgtgtgtttgaaatcctattgaaaaatatcgtttaAGATTCAGCTCAAAGCTCAAAGGTTTTCCCTATCGTGATTGGAAGTGCAACTCTCAGATTTGTAGGCAGACACTCTACCGCACGGCAATCGGGCCGACGAAGGtggtggggttaaattatctacttatagttactgtcgttaaattgattttacgtgcgcttcagtTATCGTTATGTAGcatcattaaatgatcatctacattgtcattatccatcattgacggtatatctGTTAGAGAGgacacctcctcctcctcctcctcctcctcctaccaaacctcggaggcgtgttttctcctacgCTCAAAGTTAGGGACAGGGACAGAtaattttgttgtttgtatGCTGTCATTAGTCAGAGGTCATAAAGACTGTCGACGGTCATGTCATAAAGATTTGTATGCTATGGTTGTCTCACTGTCAGAGTCAACTGTCATGATGGCAATGTAGTTTGTGTGTTGCTGTTGAGATGCAGTCACATGCCACCGACGGTGTTTGTCGATGTCAGGACGTCAGTGTCGTCTATGCTGCAGGTCGCCCACAAGAGTCAGCTGCTGTTGATCGGACGGCAGGAGGCTGAACTGGAGACCATCGTGGACCGCCTCAtcagtaaccatggaaacaaggaCACAGCACTGTTGTACGCTATCTCACACTTCCCTACTGAAGCTAAGGTAGAAACTGTTCTTCGCCATCAGACACACCATGTTATGTCACTGAGAATACAACATTTATTATTCAAGACGTTCCTGTTCAGGTGCAGATCTTCGTGAACACCCTGCTCCACCGTGGCGCCAACCCCTCGACGTGCGACAGCTCGTGGCAGACCCCCCTCCACCACGCCGTCAAGAGGAACTTCAAGGGGGTGTGCAGTAAACTGCTGGAGAACGATGCCCTCCCCCACGTCCGAGACAAGGACAACAACATGCCCTACCATCTTGCCCTCAGCAACAACAACGACGACATCGCGGCGATGTTGCTGTCGGTCATGCCACACAGTGTGTAGGTCGATCATCCCAATATAGGATCGAATGGTTTTTAACAATATCCAGTAATCAGTGACAATGTCGGTAGACATTAACCAGTATAATATACTCGTATCATGTGTTCAGCAACTGTTACTATGGCCACTCTCTAATCTCGTGTGTCTGATTGCAGAGTAAGAAGTCTGTTTGTAGCAAGCGAGGATGCTGGAACCACGTCCGAATGCAGTCTGCATGACCTGATCAACAACAACATGCAGGTGATGGCCTTTGAGGCAATTATGTCATATATAACGGTAAAGGTTCACATGGCAGAACACAGAGGGTTTACGTGGAGGTAGAGAGTTAGTGATGGCATAAAACAGATGACAGTAACACACTGCTTAGTTAAGTCGTACTAAATGAGATACAGATGACGTCATACAGGACAGAGGCTCTAGGTGAGGTACAAATGTGGAAGGGACTAAGTGACGTCATACAGTAAAGATGGACTAATTGCAAGAACAGATGACGTCATAATTAACTTGTGAGACTAGATACAGGTGCAAATGTTGGTACAGGCATGTAGTCAGTGTTTCTGTTGGAAGTAAGGGCTATACTGCATGACGATGATACTGTGCGTGACACTTCATGGACTCCTCAACCATGGTTCGTTTCTTAGagctatatatttatattacagCAAGCAGCACTAAGCGTCCTGGACGCCATGATGGACCGTCTGGGTGACAGTGGTCATGTGAGGGTGTTCTATCACGTGCTGGAAGTAGATGCAAAAGGTCGCTCACCCTGCCACCCTGAGTTTGAGCCCCACGACAAGTCTTGCCTCCATCTGATCTCTCAGCGAGGTTTGAAGGTAGGCCAGAAACAGCAGAGATGAGGGGCGACGGAGCAACTGTCAATTCAGTAGTGAGATTCCCAAGTCATGTTAACCCCAACCACTGACGGTGGACAGGAACCAGTCTGTATTTTCTAAGATACGAGCCTACACAGCCAGGCAAGTCAGTTAATCATCCTCAGAAAACTTCATCATGCATTGTATGCGTTGTCGTGTTCTGTTGCAGTCGCTGGTCTTCCACGACGTCGTACGTCTCCTCATACGCCGGAAGTGGAAGAAATATGCTAGACTCCGATTCGAGTAAGATATAACGCTTTATTGACATGGGTTGACTTCGATATGTTCGGTAATCGAGAAATAATGCCATCTCAT is part of the Haliotis asinina isolate JCU_RB_2024 chromosome 6, JCU_Hal_asi_v2, whole genome shotgun sequence genome and harbors:
- the LOC137286437 gene encoding transient receptor potential cation channel subfamily V member 1-like: MCDVDHGDIVLGDMVEGVVPQDATERENEGDDTTSPPDEPGPPPPLTPTSPVLHPTADDRHCPLCKNKVPRYSSRGGCVDVCEDGRCRSCENITSVPSLSDLLGQDVTGDDFQAEVAHKSQLLLIGRQEAELETIVDRLISNHGNKDTALLYAISHFPTEAKVQIFVNTLLHRGANPSTCDSSWQTPLHHAVKRNFKGVCSKLLENDALPHVRDKDNNMPYHLALSNNNDDIAAMLLSVMPHSVVRSLFVASEDAGTTSECSLHDLINNNMQQAALSVLDAMMDRLGDSGHVRVFYHVLEVDAKGRSPCHPEFEPHDKSCLHLISQRGLKSLVFHDVVRLLIRRKWKKYARLRFELNCLLFCVALLCLTFSVAVSSLTSDPATYSGPLQIARGVAECLGTVLVLATLILELNQMRRHRRDYWSDKFNWIDLSSSCLLLVVIPLRFTHRQEQWHVFSMGYLLWTLRMFKYAAVFRRTGAYALILWRIISRDILQFILFFLVILLAFTGSFTLALKGENALTVHNETSNYWNVMFVGVRTLIEAYAVVEYSGEGGYPPMSTFLMVIFLFFCCVVLLSILVAQLSDTYHYVQRDAQRGLELNRAWIITRVDLNSIYVGKSSRFKTYIEMEEIHNPRDILKRWDGPELSQMNKNIRDLWDHLDSNRMTLLTIQARLVRQENSLVLIQECLEHLVNTESRDKLKTGRKGAMR